One region of Myxococcus fulvus genomic DNA includes:
- a CDS encoding LVIVD repeat-containing protein encodes MQTPLSPWRFLCVLLPLLIACGDSDSGKDAGSLPDSGTQDSGPPPEDAGTTDGGLPPDDAGTPDSGPPPWDGTYTVLEDKGDWFDKGRYDTCQFLDAENLDPQLCQSLSTFDLASCSTEQLSGIEGQGIFQLTTRAELRVRPGRPNSTAVGNGSNAFQLSLDGSRDAMSNAPLLARVTEGGTFFVAGRRTVRTPSGDAVTTTALAGCHVPSPGVITGCYVSCLDSPISGYSKTLGTFEAHRMTWAPGEGESSGGIARVGEASTPVGMPVDIYVAKEHAYVVSLERAPRLGGLSVFDVRDRTNPTLVKTINIPGDGAWNGVWAKGDALYIASDSSGLVVFDITDPANPVFVRRAEGPSHVHTVLVVGNRLYANSAGVATYVYDLTTPLAPALLQLVTPTPGGFSGGPHDVFVYENRLYVSNADSGYSIMDITDLDNVQHLGNYTPPGGFVYAHHSAVGTFAGRTIAFEGGEGPGTHVRVLDVTDPTNIPLIGTFRMRPPTSIHNMLLRGNLLYVAWYQEGLRVLDVSHPTQPRQVAHFNTFREDDPGRRAGSLEGAFGVRIPGDGYVYVVDSARGLIIVNEP; translated from the coding sequence ATGCAGACACCCCTGTCCCCTTGGCGCTTCCTCTGTGTCCTCCTCCCACTCCTCATCGCCTGCGGCGACTCCGACTCGGGCAAGGACGCGGGCTCGCTTCCGGACTCGGGGACACAGGACAGCGGCCCTCCTCCCGAGGACGCGGGCACAACCGATGGCGGCCTGCCTCCCGACGACGCGGGCACACCCGACAGCGGCCCGCCGCCCTGGGACGGCACGTACACCGTGCTCGAGGACAAGGGCGATTGGTTCGACAAGGGCCGCTACGACACGTGCCAGTTCCTCGACGCCGAGAACCTGGACCCGCAGCTCTGCCAGAGCCTGTCGACCTTCGACCTGGCCAGCTGCTCCACCGAACAGCTCTCCGGAATCGAAGGCCAGGGCATCTTCCAGCTCACCACCCGCGCGGAGCTGCGCGTCCGCCCGGGACGCCCCAACTCCACCGCTGTCGGCAACGGCAGCAACGCCTTCCAGCTCAGCCTGGATGGCTCCCGGGACGCGATGAGCAATGCACCCCTGCTGGCCCGCGTGACGGAGGGCGGCACCTTCTTCGTCGCGGGACGCCGCACCGTCAGGACCCCCTCGGGCGACGCCGTCACCACCACCGCGCTCGCCGGCTGCCACGTCCCCTCGCCGGGCGTCATCACCGGTTGCTATGTGTCCTGCCTCGACAGCCCCATCTCCGGCTACAGCAAGACGCTCGGCACCTTCGAGGCCCACCGGATGACCTGGGCCCCCGGCGAGGGCGAGTCCTCCGGAGGCATTGCTCGCGTCGGCGAGGCCTCGACGCCCGTCGGCATGCCCGTGGACATCTACGTGGCCAAGGAGCACGCCTACGTCGTCTCGCTGGAGCGAGCCCCTCGGCTGGGTGGACTCTCCGTGTTCGACGTGAGGGACCGGACGAACCCCACGCTCGTCAAGACGATCAACATCCCCGGGGATGGCGCCTGGAACGGCGTCTGGGCGAAGGGTGACGCGCTCTACATCGCCAGTGATTCGTCGGGGCTCGTCGTCTTCGACATCACGGACCCGGCCAATCCCGTGTTCGTGCGCCGCGCCGAGGGCCCGTCCCACGTCCACACCGTGCTCGTCGTCGGCAACCGCCTGTATGCCAACAGCGCGGGCGTGGCCACCTACGTCTACGACCTCACCACGCCGCTCGCGCCCGCCCTGCTCCAGCTCGTCACGCCGACGCCCGGAGGCTTCAGCGGCGGTCCGCATGATGTCTTCGTGTACGAGAACCGGCTCTACGTGAGCAACGCGGACTCCGGCTACTCCATCATGGACATCACGGACCTGGACAACGTCCAGCACCTCGGCAACTACACGCCGCCCGGGGGCTTCGTGTATGCGCACCACAGCGCGGTGGGGACGTTCGCGGGCAGGACCATCGCCTTCGAGGGCGGCGAGGGTCCCGGCACCCATGTGCGCGTGCTCGACGTGACGGACCCGACGAACATCCCGCTCATCGGCACGTTCCGGATGAGGCCGCCCACGTCCATCCACAACATGCTGCTGCGCGGCAACCTCCTCTACGTCGCCTGGTATCAGGAGGGGCTGCGCGTGCTGGATGTCTCCCACCCCACCCAGCCTCGACAGGTCGCGCACTTCAATACGTTCCGAGAGGACGACCCGGGCCGACGTGCCGGCAGCCTCGAGGGCGCCTTCGGCGTGCGCATCCCCGGCGACGGCTACGTGTACGTCGTGGACTCGGCGCGCGGGCTCATCATCGTCAACGAGCCGTAG
- a CDS encoding LVIVD repeat-containing protein, translating to MKPSPHPLGPWRCIPLLLLLLAACDDSPSGDDAGSLPDSGSDAGTADSGSPPDDAGTPDAGTPDSGPPPWDGTYTALEDKGDWIDTGRHDTCQFVSPEDLDPQRCERIAAFDLSSCSTEQLSGVENQGIYLLNVRTEATYSSTQPPSTSVNNTFTTFRLSADGTQDAYSSGSLIARVTEGGTFFLTGRTTIRWPGGDRVRTTSFAGCHVTSPGVITGCFAHCRNDPFSGTVKELGTFEAQRVTWAPGESESSGGLALVAEASTPVGMPVDIYVAKEHAYVVSMSKGPLLGGLSVFDVKDRTKPTLVKTVTIAGDGAWNGVWAKGDALYVASDSSGLIVFDITDPANPGFVRHAEGPDAVHTVLVEGERLFANSPGTGTFVYDITSPLAPTLLQLITWAPEGYTGGPHDVFVHGNRLYISNDTTGFHIMDISDLDDVRHLGDYLQPGFIGTFSHHNAVGTFAGRTLAFVGGEFTASHVRVLDVTDPTNIPLIGTFRMRPHTSMHNLLLRGNLLYVAWYQEGLRVLDVSHPTQPRQLAHFNTYRETDPRRGHGLFEGAFGVRIPGDGFVYLVDSSRGLIIVNEL from the coding sequence ATGAAGCCATCGCCGCATCCGTTGGGACCCTGGCGCTGCATCCCGCTCCTGCTCCTGCTGCTGGCCGCCTGTGACGACTCCCCTTCAGGAGACGACGCGGGCTCGCTCCCGGACTCGGGCTCCGACGCGGGCACGGCGGACAGCGGCTCGCCTCCTGACGATGCGGGGACACCCGACGCGGGGACGCCCGATTCAGGCCCTCCGCCCTGGGACGGGACGTACACCGCGCTCGAGGACAAGGGTGATTGGATCGACACCGGCCGCCATGACACGTGTCAGTTCGTCTCGCCCGAGGACCTGGACCCGCAGCGGTGTGAGCGCATCGCGGCCTTCGACCTGTCGAGCTGCTCCACCGAGCAGCTCTCCGGCGTGGAGAACCAGGGCATCTACCTGCTCAACGTCCGCACGGAAGCGACCTACTCCTCGACCCAGCCTCCGTCGACCTCCGTCAACAACACATTCACCACCTTCCGGCTCAGCGCCGACGGTACCCAGGACGCGTACAGCTCCGGGTCACTCATCGCCCGTGTCACCGAAGGCGGTACGTTCTTCCTCACGGGGAGGACGACGATCCGCTGGCCGGGAGGGGACCGCGTCAGGACCACCTCGTTCGCGGGCTGCCATGTGACCAGCCCCGGAGTCATCACGGGCTGCTTTGCGCACTGCCGCAACGACCCCTTCTCCGGAACCGTCAAGGAGCTCGGGACCTTCGAGGCACAGCGGGTGACCTGGGCGCCCGGTGAGAGCGAGTCCTCGGGTGGGCTCGCGCTCGTGGCAGAGGCCTCGACGCCCGTCGGCATGCCCGTGGACATCTACGTCGCCAAGGAGCACGCCTACGTCGTGTCGATGAGCAAGGGGCCCCTCCTCGGTGGCCTCTCCGTGTTCGACGTGAAGGACCGGACGAAGCCCACGCTCGTCAAGACGGTCACCATCGCCGGCGATGGCGCGTGGAACGGCGTCTGGGCGAAGGGTGACGCGCTCTACGTCGCCAGCGACAGCTCGGGGCTCATCGTCTTCGACATCACGGACCCGGCCAATCCCGGCTTCGTCCGCCACGCCGAGGGCCCCGACGCCGTGCACACCGTGCTCGTCGAGGGGGAGCGGCTCTTCGCCAACTCACCCGGCACGGGCACCTTCGTCTACGACATCACCTCGCCCCTCGCTCCGACGCTGCTCCAGCTCATCACGTGGGCGCCCGAGGGCTACACCGGCGGTCCGCATGACGTCTTCGTGCACGGCAACCGGCTCTACATCAGCAACGATACGACCGGCTTCCACATCATGGACATCTCCGACCTGGACGACGTCCGGCACCTCGGTGACTACCTGCAGCCGGGATTCATCGGCACCTTCTCCCACCACAACGCGGTGGGCACCTTCGCGGGGCGCACCCTCGCCTTCGTGGGCGGTGAGTTCACGGCCAGCCACGTGCGGGTGCTCGACGTGACGGACCCGACGAACATCCCGCTCATCGGCACGTTCCGCATGCGCCCCCACACGTCCATGCACAACCTGCTGCTCCGCGGGAACCTGCTCTATGTCGCGTGGTACCAGGAGGGCCTGCGCGTGCTGGACGTCTCCCATCCCACGCAGCCCCGGCAGCTCGCCCACTTCAATACCTACCGGGAGACCGATCCGCGCCGAGGCCACGGCCTCTTCGAGGGCGCCTTCGGCGTGCGCATCCCCGGGGACGGCTTCGTGTACCTCGTCGACTCGTCACGCGGCCTCATCATCGTCAACGAGCTGTAG
- a CDS encoding LVIVD repeat-containing protein — MTTPSRGARRSLCALLPLLLTACGDSPAGTPDAGPPWDGTYTELEDRGYWVDTGRHDACQFVDADNLDPLLCQRPSGFDLSGCSAAELSTLEDQGIYQVVLRAERRVRPDRPTSTSVSGGSISFRLSADGSQDALGSGPILARDTGNGTFFLSGRRSLALTTGNLVTTAAFAGCRVPSPGVITGCYVSCVENPVTGYSKTLGTFEAHRMTWAPGEGEASGGLSRVGEASTTMIRPADLYIAKEHAYVVSLDRPPLLGGLSVFDVRDRANPKLVKTLSFPGDTSWNGVWAKDDALYVASNSSGLVIFDIRDPANPTFVRRAEGPTTVHTVLVDGDRLYANAPGTGTYVYDVTNPMDPPLLQIVRPTVEGGYGDGPHDVFVYENRLYVSNGSDGFQIMDVADLNDVRQLGSYFLPRLATYAHHSAVGTFAGKTIAFEGGEFPGSHVRVLDVTNPAAHIPLIGTFRMRAPTSMHNLLLRGNLLYVAWYHEGLRVLDVSNPTKPKQVAHYNTFREDDPGREHSVFEGNYGVRIPGDGYVYLVDASRGLIILNEL, encoded by the coding sequence CGCGCGGAGCACGGCGCTCTCTGTGCGCCCTGCTCCCCCTCCTCCTGACCGCCTGCGGTGACTCCCCCGCGGGCACTCCCGATGCGGGGCCACCGTGGGACGGCACCTACACGGAGCTGGAGGACCGGGGGTACTGGGTGGACACCGGCCGCCATGACGCGTGCCAGTTCGTCGACGCGGACAACCTGGACCCTCTGCTCTGTCAGCGCCCCTCGGGCTTCGACCTGTCGGGCTGCTCCGCCGCCGAGCTCTCCACCCTGGAGGACCAGGGCATCTACCAGGTCGTCCTCCGAGCGGAGCGGCGCGTGCGCCCGGATCGACCCACCAGCACCTCCGTCTCCGGAGGGTCGATCAGCTTCCGCCTCAGCGCCGACGGTTCACAGGATGCGCTGGGCTCCGGGCCCATCCTCGCGCGTGACACCGGGAACGGGACCTTCTTCCTCTCCGGCCGCCGCTCGCTCGCGCTCACCACCGGCAACCTCGTCACCACCGCCGCGTTCGCCGGCTGCCGCGTCCCCTCCCCTGGCGTCATCACCGGCTGCTACGTGTCCTGCGTCGAGAACCCGGTGACCGGTTACTCGAAGACGCTTGGCACCTTCGAGGCCCACCGGATGACGTGGGCCCCCGGTGAGGGAGAGGCCTCCGGCGGCCTCTCCCGCGTGGGCGAAGCCTCCACCACGATGATCCGACCCGCGGACCTCTACATCGCCAAGGAGCACGCCTACGTCGTCTCGCTGGATCGCCCGCCCCTGCTGGGCGGCCTCTCCGTCTTCGACGTGAGGGACCGCGCGAACCCCAAGCTCGTCAAGACGCTCAGCTTCCCGGGTGACACCTCGTGGAACGGCGTCTGGGCCAAGGACGACGCGCTCTATGTCGCCAGCAACTCCTCCGGCCTGGTCATCTTCGACATCCGCGACCCGGCCAACCCCACGTTCGTGCGCCGCGCCGAGGGCCCCACCACCGTCCACACCGTGCTCGTCGACGGCGATCGGCTCTACGCCAACGCCCCCGGCACCGGCACGTACGTCTACGACGTCACGAACCCCATGGACCCACCGCTGCTGCAGATCGTCAGGCCGACCGTGGAGGGCGGCTATGGCGACGGTCCCCACGATGTCTTCGTGTACGAGAACCGGCTCTACGTCAGCAACGGAAGCGATGGCTTCCAGATCATGGACGTCGCCGATCTGAACGACGTCCGCCAACTGGGCAGCTACTTCCTGCCCCGGCTCGCCACCTATGCGCACCACAGCGCGGTGGGCACCTTCGCGGGCAAGACCATCGCCTTCGAGGGCGGAGAGTTCCCGGGCTCCCACGTGCGCGTGCTCGACGTCACGAACCCGGCGGCCCACATTCCGCTCATCGGCACGTTTCGCATGCGCGCCCCCACGTCCATGCACAACCTGCTGCTGCGCGGGAACCTGCTCTACGTCGCCTGGTACCACGAGGGCCTGCGCGTCCTCGACGTCTCCAATCCCACGAAGCCCAAGCAGGTCGCGCACTACAACACCTTCCGGGAGGACGACCCGGGGCGCGAGCACTCCGTCTTCGAGGGCAACTACGGCGTGCGCATCCCCGGTGACGGCTACGTGTACTTGGTCGACGCGTCACGCGGACTCATCATCCTCAACGAGCTGTAG